A section of the Candidatus Krumholzibacteriia bacterium genome encodes:
- a CDS encoding zinc ribbon domain-containing protein — MSMELPFLAWVLFGVISTVVASNKGRSGCGWFLIGILLGPFGLIFALLVPQDQGALEREALSTGAMKKCPHCAELIRAEATKCRYCGERV, encoded by the coding sequence ATGAGCATGGAACTTCCCTTTCTCGCCTGGGTCCTCTTCGGTGTCATCTCGACCGTCGTCGCGTCGAACAAGGGGCGCAGCGGCTGTGGGTGGTTCCTGATCGGCATCCTGCTCGGACCCTTCGGGCTGATCTTCGCACTGCTCGTCCCGCAGGACCAGGGGGCGCTGGAGCGCGAAGCGCTTTCGACGGGCGCCATGAAGAAGTGTCCGCACTGCGCGGAGTTGATCAGGGCCGAGGCGACGAAGTGCCGCTACTGCGGCGAGCGGGTCTGA